From Parasphaerochaeta coccoides DSM 17374, a single genomic window includes:
- the gltX gene encoding glutamate--tRNA ligase, translating to MQVRVRYAPSPTGLQHIGGVRTALFNYFFARANGGKFILRIEDTDRERSTVEALHDLYDTLDWLGITWDEGPQVGGPYDPYIQSERYAVYREYARKLVEDGKAYYCYCTAERLEQVREEQQATKSPYQGYDRHCRDLTPEERARKEAEGVSPVIRLKVPLEGSTTFHDVLMGDITRMNKDVNPDPVLLKSDGFPTYHLANVIDDHLMGITHIMRAQEWIPSGPLHILLYEAFDWEPPIYCHLPMVMGNDGHKLSKRHGSTSVKDFREKGYLPEALMNYVSMVGWSYDGQREFFSKDELEKVFSLEKITKSPGVFDYKKLDWYNGHYIRLKGDAELASLLEPYLQQSGCIGTPPTETEQRKVLEIVPLVKERLKVLSDVVPMTSFIFSDPGFPAVADLLPKKQDAEQTLEVLGQAYGILRSMVEAGSPYEEIESHLAAFAGEAGVKVNGVFQPIRVAVTGSTVSPPLFDSIRVLGAETSFSRIERAIDILKQEVCANG from the coding sequence ATGCAAGTACGTGTGCGCTATGCCCCGTCTCCGACTGGATTGCAACATATCGGAGGGGTCAGGACCGCTCTGTTCAATTACTTTTTCGCCCGTGCCAACGGTGGCAAGTTCATTTTGCGCATCGAGGATACAGACCGTGAAAGATCTACGGTGGAAGCCCTCCATGACCTGTATGATACGCTTGACTGGCTGGGCATAACATGGGACGAAGGACCCCAGGTCGGCGGACCCTATGATCCGTATATCCAGAGTGAGCGTTACGCTGTCTATCGTGAATATGCTCGTAAGCTCGTCGAAGACGGCAAGGCATATTACTGTTACTGTACCGCAGAACGGCTTGAACAGGTCAGGGAAGAGCAGCAGGCGACAAAAAGCCCATATCAGGGATATGACCGCCATTGCCGCGATTTAACTCCGGAAGAACGTGCGCGGAAAGAGGCGGAAGGCGTTTCCCCTGTCATCCGTCTGAAAGTGCCTTTGGAAGGTTCGACGACTTTTCATGATGTCCTGATGGGTGACATCACCCGGATGAACAAAGATGTGAACCCTGATCCTGTCTTGCTGAAAAGCGACGGTTTCCCGACCTATCATCTGGCAAATGTCATTGATGATCACCTCATGGGCATCACGCATATCATGCGAGCGCAGGAATGGATTCCTTCCGGGCCGCTCCATATCTTGCTTTACGAAGCATTTGACTGGGAACCTCCTATCTACTGTCACCTCCCCATGGTGATGGGCAACGACGGACATAAGCTTTCCAAACGACATGGTTCGACCAGCGTGAAGGATTTCAGGGAAAAGGGCTATCTTCCGGAAGCACTGATGAATTATGTCAGCATGGTCGGATGGTCTTACGACGGACAACGGGAGTTCTTCAGCAAAGATGAGCTTGAGAAGGTGTTCTCACTGGAGAAAATCACCAAAAGTCCCGGTGTGTTTGATTATAAGAAACTGGACTGGTACAACGGTCATTACATTCGCCTTAAGGGCGATGCTGAACTGGCGAGCCTCCTGGAGCCGTATCTTCAGCAGTCTGGCTGCATCGGTACTCCCCCGACAGAGACGGAACAGCGGAAGGTTCTGGAGATTGTTCCCTTGGTGAAGGAAAGGCTGAAAGTTCTTTCCGATGTCGTTCCCATGACGAGCTTCATCTTTTCAGACCCCGGTTTTCCTGCCGTGGCCGACCTTCTGCCGAAGAAACAGGATGCTGAACAGACGCTTGAAGTGCTTGGGCAGGCATATGGAATTTTACGCTCCATGGTGGAAGCTGGAAGTCCTTACGAGGAAATCGAATCCCACTTGGCTGCCTTTGCGGGCGAAGCAGGGGTGAAGGTGAACGGTGTGTTCCAGCCCATCAGGGTCGCCGTCACCGGTAGTACGGTAAGTCCGCCTCTCTTTGATTCCATCAGGGTTCTAGGGGCTGAGACGAGTTTTTCCCGCATAGAACGGGCGATAGATATTTTGAAGCAAGAGGTATGCGCAAATGGCTGA
- a CDS encoding alpha/beta hydrolase yields MFSYDVPDYTKGFYQDTVSPVKSARPWALVHEDSVQHAVLCLHGYNGYPGEMALPGLRLFEAGMDVYAPRYPGHGTSATDFLASRADDWIGTAQAACTDLLARYDDVSLVGHSMGGALAVIIGARLDISRLVLLAPALVIPDLKRWQVRLISLFTRKIQRNWKSDPSFVMFHEGEPDDDAYLGEQYWKWRYADKLLDLDSIRRLAVESLPRLSGDVLAISGGQDETVPPQACELATGRGQGNNSHLHVPGCTHLIPYDRDPSARDHAMSALVHWLA; encoded by the coding sequence ATGTTTTCTTATGACGTTCCGGATTATACCAAAGGATTCTATCAGGATACTGTCTCTCCGGTGAAAAGCGCTCGCCCATGGGCTTTGGTGCATGAAGACTCGGTTCAGCATGCCGTGCTCTGTCTCCATGGGTATAATGGCTATCCGGGTGAAATGGCTTTGCCAGGACTGCGCCTCTTTGAAGCAGGCATGGATGTCTATGCTCCCCGTTATCCGGGACATGGCACGTCAGCCACTGATTTCCTTGCTTCACGTGCCGACGACTGGATTGGCACAGCCCAAGCCGCCTGTACTGATCTCCTTGCCCGGTATGACGATGTTTCACTCGTGGGGCATTCGATGGGTGGGGCTTTGGCGGTCATCATCGGGGCGCGGTTGGACATCAGCAGGCTTGTTCTCTTGGCACCAGCCTTGGTCATTCCCGATCTGAAACGCTGGCAAGTCCGCCTGATATCACTTTTCACTCGCAAAATACAACGGAACTGGAAATCTGACCCGTCCTTCGTGATGTTTCATGAAGGAGAGCCTGACGATGACGCCTATCTCGGCGAGCAGTACTGGAAGTGGCGGTATGCCGACAAGTTGCTTGACTTGGATTCCATCCGCAGGCTTGCGGTTGAAAGCCTGCCCCGCCTGTCCGGGGATGTCCTTGCAATCAGCGGCGGGCAGGATGAGACTGTCCCTCCGCAGGCATGCGAACTGGCGACCGGTCGCGGTCAGGGAAACAACTCACATCTCCATGTTCCCGGCTGTACCCATCTGATTCCGTATGACCGCGATCCCTCTGCCCGTGACCACGCCATGAGCGCCTTGGTTCACTGGCTGGCATGA
- a CDS encoding helix-turn-helix transcriptional regulator, with amino-acid sequence MDGMILLVYMTAFALGCMTLGLGIVYNLRSSYRWTGLFIVLHASLLGCMVMLALQEIVHVVWFTSAAHIITYIFRAVILAATTFLVVFIPYFTTWVIAHPWRNPYKLSFYFLAAIYLALGVLDIIFTFSWISLLWTGIFIFAFFFSLSVLLKNLKNIMSPRVRNVSMSIIIVAFSMIPLLVLGIIFPHLNRIFIPLYFLAYSITLMVFLFMALSPGKEAGKKAGQPQGITLEMLAPYHITEREFSVIKLIANGRTNKEIAMELNISTNTVNNHVANIFSKTEVRSRIDLLNLLKESWQG; translated from the coding sequence ATGGACGGCATGATTTTACTTGTATATATGACAGCCTTTGCCCTGGGGTGTATGACCCTGGGGCTGGGCATTGTCTATAATCTTCGGTCGTCTTATAGATGGACAGGTCTTTTCATCGTCTTGCATGCATCCTTGCTGGGCTGCATGGTCATGCTTGCGCTCCAGGAGATTGTCCATGTTGTCTGGTTCACCAGCGCAGCTCATATCATCACGTATATTTTTAGGGCGGTGATACTGGCGGCGACAACTTTCCTGGTTGTCTTCATTCCGTACTTTACCACATGGGTCATCGCCCATCCATGGCGTAATCCCTACAAGCTGTCCTTCTACTTCCTTGCTGCCATATATCTGGCGTTAGGAGTGCTGGACATCATCTTCACTTTTTCCTGGATATCCCTTCTGTGGACAGGTATCTTCATCTTTGCGTTTTTCTTCTCCCTCAGCGTACTCTTGAAGAACCTGAAGAATATTATGTCCCCTCGTGTGCGGAACGTCAGCATGTCCATTATCATCGTTGCGTTCTCCATGATTCCACTCCTGGTACTGGGCATTATCTTCCCACACCTGAACAGAATATTCATTCCCCTGTATTTCCTTGCGTATTCCATCACCCTTATGGTGTTCCTTTTCATGGCGCTTTCTCCGGGAAAGGAAGCAGGGAAGAAAGCAGGGCAGCCCCAGGGAATTACTTTGGAAATGCTTGCGCCCTATCACATCACTGAACGGGAATTTTCTGTCATCAAACTGATTGCCAATGGCCGGACGAACAAAGAGATTGCCATGGAGTTGAACATTTCAACCAATACGGTGAACAACCATGTGGCGAACATTTTTTCCAAAACGGAAGTGCGAAGCCGCATCGACCTTCTGAACCTTCTCAAGGAAAGCTGGCAGGGGTAG
- a CDS encoding RloB domain-containing protein has translation MKRKKNTNLPLKTLLIVTATEAEAVYFSQVRKDCRYTNLHVEWASEATGLKSLILFANLRRRIGKYDTVWTVFGLNDYALSFDDIRAHREFAEQKKVHMAWVYPTFSLWYLFHGTLPDRLLTSAEAIDRDVARLVPGYDPTAYYLLTDGQAFHLKLFPSKARAGLNASAYSERQAERLGFPATNLPLLINEISEYCGLADITHNQKQIGLKNN, from the coding sequence ATGAAGCGTAAGAAGAATACGAATCTTCCTTTGAAAACCTTGCTGATTGTTACGGCGACCGAAGCGGAAGCTGTATACTTTTCCCAGGTGAGGAAGGACTGTAGGTATACCAATCTTCACGTCGAATGGGCTTCAGAGGCAACTGGCCTCAAGAGCTTGATTCTGTTCGCCAATTTGCGTCGTCGCATTGGAAAATACGATACGGTATGGACTGTCTTCGGACTCAATGATTACGCTCTGTCGTTTGATGATATCCGGGCGCACCGTGAGTTTGCGGAGCAGAAGAAAGTCCACATGGCATGGGTCTATCCGACCTTCTCTCTCTGGTATCTGTTCCATGGAACCTTGCCGGACAGGCTCTTGACCAGTGCTGAGGCGATTGACCGTGATGTCGCACGCTTGGTTCCCGGTTATGATCCTACTGCCTATTATCTGCTTACTGATGGACAGGCGTTCCATTTGAAGCTGTTCCCTTCCAAGGCTCGTGCAGGCTTGAACGCTTCGGCATACAGTGAACGGCAAGCTGAGCGGCTTGGATTCCCTGCGACTAATCTTCCTCTGTTGATCAATGAGATCAGTGAGTATTGTGGCCTTGCCGACATCACGCATAACCAGAAGCAGATTGGTCTGAAGAATAACTGA
- a CDS encoding AAA family ATPase, translating into MLLDMTIANFRSVKTPQTISFQAVKDNRLPESKVVAINEKLKVIKTAAVIGPNGAGKSTFVRALEALRAILIADEDVENPLLLLNGTSFAYSEQKGGPSKIRIQVVIDRGKADNQEEFPTIIAQYTLVADRDKFFEESLYHIVGGSRKLMFDRKLVDGSASELSYHYRWGKLYRGEKKRLVKKLSPRKSFLTEAARKGSETCVPLYSWIDERLLILPFGVSAASEKYLVEQLTAHPDWSQQLINFLWSNDITDIRQVRVQDGRIIFVHTNVTQHYASYFAQESLSLRRLSLIGVSFFESFVSARTVVIDDFGTLLHPDVLKHVVDAFETNNSQSGSQMLAVDCNPTLLTEGLLRRDGIWFAQKDNEGATTYYSLSDYRFSRTRDERRTIQQYLSGVYLSLPITSEFYFVNSPSKEAGNEA; encoded by the coding sequence ATGCTGCTTGACATGACAATCGCGAACTTCAGGTCCGTGAAGACACCGCAGACAATTTCATTCCAGGCGGTGAAGGACAACCGTTTGCCGGAATCAAAAGTCGTCGCAATCAACGAGAAGTTGAAGGTCATCAAGACTGCGGCGGTCATTGGTCCCAATGGAGCCGGCAAGAGCACCTTTGTTCGAGCATTGGAAGCACTGAGGGCAATCCTCATTGCTGACGAAGATGTGGAGAATCCTCTGCTGCTCCTGAACGGTACGTCTTTTGCCTATTCCGAGCAGAAGGGAGGACCTTCTAAGATTCGGATTCAAGTCGTCATTGACCGCGGCAAGGCGGACAACCAAGAGGAATTCCCTACAATCATCGCCCAGTACACGTTGGTTGCGGATAGGGACAAGTTCTTTGAGGAATCGCTCTACCACATTGTCGGTGGTTCCCGCAAGCTCATGTTTGACCGAAAGCTGGTCGATGGTTCTGCTTCCGAGTTGTCCTACCACTACCGCTGGGGTAAGCTGTACCGGGGAGAAAAGAAGCGGCTCGTCAAGAAACTGAGCCCCCGCAAATCTTTCCTTACCGAAGCGGCAAGGAAAGGCAGCGAGACATGCGTTCCCCTGTATTCTTGGATTGATGAAAGGTTGCTGATTCTTCCTTTCGGTGTCTCGGCTGCCTCGGAGAAATATCTGGTCGAGCAGCTTACCGCTCACCCGGACTGGTCGCAGCAACTGATTAACTTCCTTTGGAGCAATGATATCACTGATATCCGTCAGGTGCGTGTTCAGGATGGCCGAATCATTTTCGTCCATACCAATGTAACCCAGCACTATGCATCGTACTTTGCCCAGGAGTCCCTCAGCCTACGGCGGTTGTCCTTGATTGGAGTGTCCTTCTTTGAAAGCTTCGTGTCTGCCCGAACAGTGGTCATTGATGACTTCGGGACTTTGCTCCATCCGGATGTCCTCAAGCATGTCGTAGATGCTTTTGAGACTAATAATTCGCAAAGCGGTTCCCAGATGCTGGCTGTTGACTGCAATCCGACCTTGCTGACTGAAGGGCTGTTGCGTCGCGACGGTATTTGGTTTGCGCAGAAGGATAATGAGGGCGCTACGACTTATTACAGTCTTTCCGATTACCGCTTCTCCCGTACCCGTGACGAAAGGCGTACAATCCAGCAGTATCTGAGTGGCGTCTATCTCTCTTTGCCAATCACATCGGAATTCTATTTCGTCAATTCCCCGTCCAAGGAGGCTGGTAATGAAGCGTAA
- a CDS encoding fimbrillin family protein — translation MVFLTILMLLITFISCDNKLNVSHTNAVRFSTEIGRKATANSEWQADDEVGIYMVAHDALAATAASERANKLYTADTAFQTSGFTPATTADTLKWDDISNSTATHFDFIAYYPYVSPIADTTALSINVYPLGSGEQDTGKADFLWGRTDNVQNNTSTVHLKLDHMLSRLIVNISPSTTVDATAINDATGGFTATVTGLNTQTAINLNDGTLDAASVIDAIVMKDISDTLTQSERNEGKRRFEAVLIPVGNTDALANVSLEFTLSGGAKAGTYTWKPSTTGAVAEGDKHLIHFDKGKQHVYNMTLNTDDNEVAVAAIQIEIKDWDTGDGVNAAATKAYSLTFGANEATGGSAPGRMYAHEGSLVTLPAPGTLEKDFYYFYGWNTLPNGNGTQYAAGDTFVVPDHDVTLYARWLVKVKAVSAGGYHTMILKEDDTLWGTGRIDYDQLGIGIMGPPISTPMRVKVSMADFITDVAAVSAGENHTMILKKDLTLWAAGRNNNGQLGVGDNNPDSMKPVVQVKASPVKNDFMTDVKEVSAGAAHTMILKEDDALWATGANYYGQLGDGTIIDKTTIPVQVMTNVAAVSAGLNHTMIVKKDGTLWATGRNNEGQLGDGTTTLRGAPVRVKDDTDISGFMTDVAAVFAGYEHTMILKTDGTLWATGGNSAGQLGDGTLGTEQSKSTPVQVKDDTDISGFMTDVAAVSAGWFHTMILKKDGTLWATGSNSSGQLGDGTTTTRTTPKQVMTDVAAVSVGYYHTIILKKDGTLWAAGWNGDGQLGIGTALTTTSTPVQVIF, via the coding sequence ATGGTCTTCCTGACCATCCTGATGCTTCTTATCACCTTCATTTCATGCGACAACAAGCTGAATGTTTCACATACCAATGCAGTGCGCTTCTCTACGGAGATAGGACGCAAGGCCACAGCTAATTCCGAATGGCAAGCCGATGATGAAGTCGGCATCTACATGGTAGCTCATGATGCCCTGGCAGCCACTGCCGCCTCAGAACGTGCAAACAAACTCTATACGGCTGACACAGCCTTCCAGACCTCTGGCTTCACTCCTGCTACCACTGCCGATACCTTGAAGTGGGATGACATTTCCAACTCTACCGCTACACACTTCGACTTCATCGCCTATTATCCTTACGTGTCTCCCATCGCTGATACCACGGCTCTATCCATAAACGTCTATCCCCTTGGTTCCGGGGAACAGGACACCGGAAAGGCTGACTTCCTGTGGGGACGCACCGACAATGTACAGAACAATACCTCGACGGTGCATCTGAAGCTTGACCATATGCTCTCCCGTCTGATTGTCAACATCTCTCCCAGCACGACCGTTGATGCTACGGCTATCAATGATGCCACCGGTGGATTTACTGCTACGGTCACAGGCTTGAACACGCAGACCGCAATCAACCTGAATGACGGAACCTTGGATGCTGCCAGCGTCATTGACGCTATTGTCATGAAGGACATTTCCGACACCCTTACTCAATCTGAAAGGAATGAGGGCAAGAGGCGGTTCGAGGCAGTGCTGATACCTGTGGGCAACACTGATGCTCTGGCTAACGTGAGCCTGGAGTTTACCCTGAGCGGTGGTGCTAAAGCTGGTACATACACATGGAAGCCAAGTACCACAGGTGCTGTAGCTGAGGGGGACAAGCACCTGATTCACTTTGACAAAGGCAAGCAGCATGTCTACAACATGACGCTGAACACGGATGACAATGAAGTCGCCGTTGCCGCCATCCAGATTGAGATAAAGGACTGGGACACCGGTGACGGGGTGAACGCGGCTGCAACCAAAGCATACAGCCTCACCTTTGGGGCCAACGAAGCCACGGGAGGCAGTGCTCCGGGACGGATGTATGCTCATGAGGGAAGCCTGGTCACACTGCCGGCTCCTGGAACATTGGAAAAGGATTTCTATTACTTCTACGGATGGAATACTCTGCCTAATGGCAACGGAACCCAATATGCCGCTGGTGATACATTCGTGGTTCCTGACCATGATGTGACACTGTATGCACGGTGGCTGGTGAAGGTCAAGGCAGTCTCCGCCGGAGGTTATCACACGATGATCCTGAAGGAGGACGACACGCTCTGGGGGACAGGACGGATCGACTATGATCAACTGGGTATCGGCATAATGGGTCCACCGATAAGCACGCCCATGCGGGTCAAGGTTAGTATGGCCGACTTCATAACTGATGTCGCGGCTGTCTCCGCTGGAGAAAACCATACGATGATCCTGAAGAAGGACCTCACGCTCTGGGCGGCTGGACGCAACAATAATGGCCAACTGGGTGTCGGTGATAATAATCCCGACTCAATGAAGCCCGTGGTGCAGGTCAAGGCGAGTCCCGTCAAGAACGACTTCATGACTGATGTCAAGGAAGTCTCCGCCGGAGCCGCCCATACGATGATTTTGAAGGAGGACGACGCGCTCTGGGCGACTGGAGCCAACTATTATGGTCAACTGGGTGACGGCACTATAATCGACAAAACCACCATTCCCGTGCAGGTCATGACTAATGTCGCGGCTGTCTCCGCCGGACTGAATCACACGATGATTGTGAAGAAAGACGGCACGCTCTGGGCGACTGGACGCAACAATGAAGGTCAACTGGGTGACGGCACTACGACCCTCAGAGGCGCGCCCGTGCGGGTCAAGGATGATACCGATATTTCCGGGTTCATGACTGATGTCGCGGCGGTCTTCGCCGGATACGAACACACGATGATCCTGAAGACTGACGGCACACTCTGGGCGACTGGAGGCAACAGTGCTGGCCAACTGGGTGACGGCACTTTGGGTACAGAGCAAAGCAAAAGCACGCCCGTGCAGGTCAAGGATGATACCGATATTTCCGGGTTCATGACTGATGTCGCGGCTGTCTCCGCCGGATGGTTCCATACGATGATCCTTAAGAAGGACGGCACGCTCTGGGCGACTGGATCCAACAGTTCTGGTCAACTGGGTGACGGCACTACGACCACCAGAACTACTCCCAAACAGGTCATGACTGATGTCGCGGCTGTCTCCGTCGGATATTACCATACGATAATCCTGAAGAAGGACGGCACGCTCTGGGCGGCTGGATGGAACGGAGATGGTCAACTGGGTATCGGCACAGCACTCACCACGACAAGCACGCCCGTGCAGGTAATTTTTTAG
- a CDS encoding ABC transporter substrate-binding protein, whose protein sequence is MTIRRTALIIVLSLISFSLAATGAKESSPSRNISVTTIGISQLVSHPALDSIAQGIEDYLAEKKLPVEVELQNASGEISTAAAIARKFKMDGKDIVVGIATPTAQALANAITTSPVVFSAVTEPISAGLVSSYAPEPGSNVTGVSDLTPVAEQIALFIRVTGARKLGMVYTSGEANGVVQMEMAKEAAQKAGVEFISASVSNSAEVKMATQSIIERVDALYIAIDNTVVSAIASVSDVAKKAGKPLFNADTTSSEGIDFLMSWGFDYYNFGTATGQVIERLINGEKPSDIGTVFLDDPTLFELWINMDVAQELGVVFPADILQAAKVVFQAGEKHIK, encoded by the coding sequence ATGACAATCCGCAGAACAGCTCTCATCATTGTCCTGTCCCTCATTTCTTTTTCCCTGGCGGCGACCGGAGCAAAGGAATCTTCCCCGTCGCGGAATATCTCAGTGACGACGATTGGCATTTCTCAGCTCGTATCTCATCCGGCGCTCGACTCCATTGCCCAAGGCATAGAAGATTACCTTGCGGAAAAAAAGCTTCCTGTCGAGGTAGAACTCCAGAACGCAAGCGGTGAAATATCAACGGCCGCGGCCATAGCCCGGAAGTTCAAGATGGACGGCAAGGACATTGTAGTGGGCATAGCCACTCCCACAGCGCAAGCACTTGCCAATGCCATCACGACATCTCCTGTCGTGTTCAGCGCGGTGACTGAGCCAATTTCAGCGGGACTTGTCTCATCCTATGCGCCTGAACCAGGATCAAATGTCACGGGAGTTTCGGACTTGACCCCCGTCGCCGAGCAGATTGCCCTTTTCATCAGGGTCACAGGAGCAAGGAAGTTGGGCATGGTCTATACCAGCGGAGAGGCAAACGGAGTCGTCCAGATGGAAATGGCCAAGGAGGCGGCACAGAAAGCCGGAGTTGAATTTATCTCTGCGTCCGTGTCAAATTCCGCTGAAGTGAAGATGGCCACCCAGTCAATCATCGAACGGGTCGATGCCCTGTACATTGCCATTGATAATACGGTGGTCAGTGCCATTGCGTCAGTCTCCGATGTAGCGAAAAAAGCGGGCAAGCCTCTCTTTAACGCCGACACCACATCCAGCGAAGGAATTGATTTCCTCATGTCATGGGGCTTTGATTACTATAATTTCGGTACGGCTACCGGTCAGGTAATAGAACGCTTGATCAACGGTGAGAAACCAAGTGATATCGGAACCGTATTCCTTGATGACCCTACCCTGTTTGAATTGTGGATAAACATGGATGTCGCGCAAGAGCTTGGAGTAGTATTCCCTGCCGATATCCTGCAAGCGGCGAAAGTCGTTTTCCAGGCTGGAGAGAAGCACATCAAGTAA
- a CDS encoding ABC transporter substrate-binding protein, with protein MKKTLKKAGGILLLAVGVCASLWAGGTSEAPSAGKKAGVTKIGVSKLLAHPALDAAEQGMVDYLKQTGLSVSFDSQNANGEIATASSIAQKFKNDRADIVVGIATPSAQALANVFTDIPVVFTAVTDPVAAGLVASATAGGGNVTGVSDANPIKEQLELFKRLTGARTIGMIYSSGEANAIVQMEEAQIAASELGMAFVPVAIANSAEVKLAAQSIIDRIDAVYIATDNTVVSAIASVSDVCMKAGKPLFNADTTSSDGIDFFLSWGFNYYSLGVATGKLVERIINGENPGSIPTVFLSDPSEFELWVNLDVAGKLGLTVPQDILDAAKVIVQDGRKITR; from the coding sequence ATGAAGAAAACATTGAAAAAGGCCGGGGGCATTCTTCTGCTTGCCGTAGGCGTCTGCGCCTCATTGTGGGCGGGAGGGACTTCAGAAGCTCCATCCGCAGGAAAGAAAGCCGGAGTGACCAAAATCGGCGTTTCAAAGCTGCTTGCTCACCCTGCGCTCGACGCGGCGGAGCAAGGCATGGTCGATTATCTAAAACAGACCGGGCTGTCCGTTTCCTTTGATTCCCAGAATGCCAACGGTGAAATTGCCACAGCCTCATCCATTGCTCAGAAATTTAAGAATGACCGTGCGGATATTGTCGTAGGCATTGCCACTCCATCAGCGCAAGCACTTGCCAATGTCTTCACTGATATTCCTGTCGTATTCACCGCCGTTACTGATCCGGTAGCCGCAGGATTGGTTGCCTCGGCTACGGCAGGCGGAGGGAATGTCACCGGTGTCTCCGACGCGAATCCCATCAAGGAACAACTTGAGCTTTTCAAGCGTCTTACTGGCGCACGGACGATTGGCATGATTTATTCCAGTGGTGAAGCCAATGCCATTGTTCAGATGGAGGAAGCCCAAATCGCGGCCTCTGAGCTGGGCATGGCCTTTGTCCCGGTAGCCATTGCTAATTCCGCCGAGGTGAAGCTGGCAGCCCAGTCCATCATTGACAGAATTGATGCCGTGTACATCGCTACGGACAACACCGTAGTAAGCGCCATTGCCTCCGTCTCTGATGTCTGCATGAAGGCAGGCAAGCCACTGTTCAACGCCGACACCACATCCAGCGATGGCATTGACTTCTTCCTCTCATGGGGGTTCAACTATTACAGCCTGGGAGTAGCGACCGGCAAGCTTGTTGAGAGAATTATCAACGGCGAGAATCCCGGCAGCATTCCTACCGTCTTCTTGAGCGATCCCTCTGAATTTGAACTGTGGGTCAACCTTGATGTCGCGGGGAAACTTGGTCTGACCGTTCCGCAAGACATCCTGGACGCTGCAAAGGTCATTGTACAAGATGGTCGGAAAATCACCCGGTAG
- a CDS encoding ABC transporter substrate-binding protein, whose product MTKKILMAILALFLSASVVLVAGGRTEIRDTAQGVTKIGVAKLLSHPALDAAEQGMTDYLAGQGLNVSIDYQNANGDVATSASIAQKFKSENMDIVVGIATPTAQALANVFTTVPVVFAAVTDPVAASLVSSLDGDATSNVTGVTDSNPVKEQLELFIGLTGAKNVGIIYASGEANSVVLLEAARLAAQEIGFTLVPASVSNSSEVKLAAQSIIDRVDAIYIPTDNTVASAMAAVADVTSRAGKPLMGADPSAVQGLDFLVSWGFNYYNIGIATGKVVEKIIQGTPAGSIPTVFLTDPADFELWFNLDVAARLGITVPRNLLDNAAVTVRDGQIIRK is encoded by the coding sequence ATGACAAAAAAAATACTGATGGCAATTCTTGCTCTCTTTCTCTCCGCCAGCGTAGTACTGGTCGCGGGAGGCCGGACTGAAATCCGGGATACTGCGCAGGGAGTGACGAAGATAGGCGTAGCGAAACTCCTTTCCCACCCTGCCCTTGATGCTGCCGAACAGGGCATGACCGACTACTTGGCTGGCCAGGGACTGAATGTTTCCATTGACTATCAGAACGCAAACGGGGATGTGGCGACTTCAGCTTCAATCGCCCAGAAATTCAAAAGTGAAAACATGGACATCGTGGTAGGTATTGCCACTCCCACCGCACAGGCGTTGGCCAATGTTTTCACCACCGTTCCGGTAGTATTTGCAGCAGTCACCGACCCCGTGGCCGCCTCACTCGTCAGCAGCTTGGATGGTGACGCGACTTCCAATGTCACTGGCGTGACCGACAGTAACCCTGTCAAGGAACAACTGGAACTGTTCATTGGCCTTACCGGAGCAAAGAATGTAGGTATCATCTATGCCAGTGGGGAAGCGAACAGCGTAGTACTCCTTGAAGCAGCCCGCCTTGCCGCACAAGAGATTGGCTTTACTTTGGTTCCGGCTTCGGTTTCCAACTCATCGGAAGTCAAGTTGGCCGCCCAGTCAATCATCGATAGAGTCGATGCCATATACATCCCCACCGACAATACTGTCGCCAGTGCCATGGCCGCGGTAGCGGATGTGACAAGCCGGGCGGGAAAACCTTTGATGGGAGCTGATCCTTCCGCTGTTCAAGGATTGGATTTCCTTGTATCATGGGGTTTCAATTACTATAACATCGGAATCGCCACCGGGAAGGTCGTCGAGAAGATCATCCAGGGGACGCCCGCAGGTTCGATACCAACGGTATTCCTTACGGATCCCGCAGACTTCGAACTCTGGTTCAACCTGGATGTAGCTGCCAGGCTGGGAATCACGGTTCCCCGGAATCTGCTGGATAACGCTGCGGTAACAGTGCGTGACGGACAGATAATCCGGAAATAA